The following proteins are co-located in the Haliotis asinina isolate JCU_RB_2024 chromosome 13, JCU_Hal_asi_v2, whole genome shotgun sequence genome:
- the LOC137259828 gene encoding uncharacterized protein, with product MTSLKKTDWLRHLYLEATKWEKAFHGKVPWHTLNVVKDPNNGSKLTVGDIEKHLPKMLSQCMDNSLTPQEYVPEVKKFMAYITGEEKFEAKIVSKLVQKRKMALSITDFMKRFFELPDCEKSAMKRKIESQDLCDILVGVGKLRTMTDTGRSPGYEAEECEEKSRAFKLIDWLRHIYLCCQKWLNNCTGQVPWEKLKVKDPNNSKQGSRMKMEELKESLKILAGQCLDFKVVPQLYMEEVMEARRVLEKDLVFDAKKLEKEEQLRKTVEALGFLKSKEDLDEEVIGTIDPVHLPMIQKGLQLLEVFLGVDRPVMEEAPSEEVQNDEIEEHEFSDQEMLNMDEEDGTNILLDILDKQNPPTLSEVASHEIDLLASEPMYEPEVDVEKLPSPCYISDFSEASPLPPSPEKCMDGHMSDDSGIHSPVSSCLDDSESEDELDDFLKHFSPGLEVDIGDISIEDLGLPDINLHQPEKVNRCLKRKLADDLEEPVVKKKRP from the coding sequence ATGACCAGTTTGAAAAAGACAGATTGGCTACGCCATTTGTACCTTGAAGCGACAAAGTGGGAAAAAGCTTTCCATGGTAAGGTACCTTGGCACACTCTGAATGTAGTCAAGGACCCAAATAATGGGTCTAAGCTCACTGTTGGAGATATTGAAAAACATCTCCCAAAAATGCTTTCTCAGTGCATGGACAATAGTCTGACTCCTCAGGAGTATGTTCCTGAAGTCAAGAAATTCATGGCTTACATTACCGGTGAAGAAAAATTTGAAGCCAAAATTGTTTCTAAACTTGTACAGAAGAGAAAGATGGCTCTTAGTATTACGGATTTCATGAAAAGATTTTTTGAACTGCCTGACTGTGAAAAATCAGCAATGAAAAGAAAGATAGAGAGCCAAGatttatgtgacattttggttgGAGTTGGGAAATTAAGGACCATGACTGATACTGGGAGATCCCCTGGATACGAGGCAGAAGAATGTGAGGAGAAGTCAAGAGCATTTAAGCTCATCGACTGGCTGAGACACATATATCTCTGTTGTCAAAAGTGGCTCAACAACTGTACAGGACAAGTGCCATGGGAGAAGTTAAAGGTCAAGGACCCTAACAACAGCAAACAGGGGTCAAGGATGAAAATGGAAGAGCTGAAAGAATCTTTGAAAATTTTGGCAGGACAGTGCCTTGACTTTAAAGTTGTGCCTCAGCTCTATATGGAAGAGGTGATGGAGGCTCGGAGAGTCCTGGAGAAGGATTTGGTGTTTGATGCAAAGAAGTTAGAAAAGGAGGAGCAACTGAGGAAGACTGTTGAAGCCCTTGGATTCCTGAAGAGTAAGGAAGACCTGGATGAGGAAGTGATCGGGACAATAGACCCAGTTCATCTGCCAATGATACAAAAAGGGTTACAATTACTGGAGGTGTTTCTTGGTGTTGACAGACCAGTGATGGAAGAAGCACCCAGTGAGGAGGTCCAAAATGATGAAATTGAGGAGCATGAGTTCTCTGACCAGgagatgttgaacatggatgAAGAAGATGGCACCAACATTTTATTGGACATTCTTGATAAACAGAATCCTCCTACACTTTCTGAGGTAGCATCACATGAGATCGATCTTTTAGCTTCAGAACCAATGTATGAACCTGAAGTAGACGTGGAGAAGTTGCCATCACCATGTTACATCAGTGACTTTTCAGAAGCTTCCCCTCTTCCCCCATCACCTGAAAAATGTATGGATGGTCACATGTCTGATGACTCTGGAATTCACTCGCCAGTGTCTAGCTGTCTAGACGACAGTGAATCTGAAGACGAGCTTGACGATTTTTTGAAGCATTTTTCACCAGGTTTAGAAGTAGACATCGGAGATATCAGCATTGAGGACTTGGGATTGCCAGACATCAATCTCCATCAACCAGAGAAGGTGAACAGATGCTTGAAGCGAAAACTTGCAGATGATCTAGAAGAGCCAGTTGTGAAGAAGAAAAGACCTTGA